The following proteins are co-located in the Pseudoroseomonas cervicalis genome:
- a CDS encoding YqaA family protein, with product MEALAACAGLFLAAFAAATLLPAQSEALLAGLLLSGRYEAALLILSAASGNVLGSVVNWLLGRSLERFSGRRWFPVGPASLEKAKAWYRRWGRWSLLLSWLPVVGDPLTLVAGVLREPFPVFLALVTIAKLGRYLVLAALVLGWSG from the coding sequence TTGGAGGCGCTCGCCGCCTGTGCCGGGCTGTTCCTGGCCGCCTTCGCCGCCGCCACCCTGCTGCCGGCGCAGTCCGAGGCGCTGCTGGCCGGGCTGCTGCTCTCCGGCCGCTATGAGGCCGCGCTGCTGATCCTGAGCGCCGCTTCGGGCAATGTGCTGGGCTCGGTGGTGAACTGGCTGCTCGGCCGCTCGCTGGAGCGGTTCTCCGGGCGGCGCTGGTTCCCGGTCGGGCCGGCGTCGCTGGAGAAGGCCAAGGCCTGGTACCGCCGCTGGGGCCGCTGGAGTCTGCTTCTCAGCTGGCTGCCGGTGGTGGGCGATCCGCTGACCCTGGTGGCCGGGGTGCTGCGCGAGCCCTTCCCCGTCTTCCTGGCGCTGGTGACGATCGCCAAGCTCGGCCGCTATCTGGTGCTGGCGGCGCTGGTGCTGGGCTGGTCCGGCTGA
- a CDS encoding Lrp/AsnC ligand binding domain-containing protein encodes MDRIDLRILGIIQRDGRITNLELAEQIGLSPATTSERFRRLVKEGYVTGFSARLDPHRLGFGLLAFVEVLLDKTTPDAFSRFAEAVNRAPEVLECHMVAGGFDYLVKVRLKDMSAYRHFLGEVLLSLPGVKETRTYAVMEEVKEHAPLPLAQLPLALQRAG; translated from the coding sequence ATGGACCGGATCGACCTCAGGATCCTGGGCATCATCCAGCGCGATGGCCGCATCACCAATCTGGAGCTGGCCGAGCAGATCGGGCTCTCCCCGGCCACCACCAGCGAGCGCTTCCGGCGGCTGGTGAAGGAGGGTTACGTCACCGGCTTCAGCGCCCGGCTGGACCCGCACCGGCTGGGCTTCGGCCTGCTCGCCTTTGTCGAGGTGCTGCTGGACAAGACCACGCCCGACGCCTTCTCCCGCTTCGCCGAGGCGGTGAACCGCGCGCCGGAGGTGCTGGAATGCCACATGGTGGCCGGCGGCTTCGACTATCTGGTGAAGGTGCGTCTGAAGGATATGAGCGCCTATCGCCATTTCCTGGGCGAGGTGCTGCTGAGCCTGCCCGGCGTGAAGGAGACCCGCACCTATGCGGTGATGGAGGAGGTGAAGGAACACGCCCCCCTGCCGCTTGCCCAATTGCCGCTCGCCCTGCAGCGCGCCGGCTGA
- the putA gene encoding trifunctional transcriptional regulator/proline dehydrogenase/L-glutamate gamma-semialdehyde dehydrogenase, with product MRPADAPSPAPFAAFLADAAPRDALRRAITAATRLPEPDCLPKLIEAARLSPAERQASGALARRLVEALRAKPQRGGVEALVQEFSLSSQEGIALMCLAEALLRIPDAATRDALIRDKLGHGDWRAHLGQSPSLFVNAATWGLVVTGKLTGQGDSSQGLGEALTKLLARAGAPVIRRGVDIAMRLMGEQFVTGQTIDAALSRARKLEAKGFRYSYDMLGEAAMNAADAARYLGDYEKAIHAIGTASAGRGLIEGPGISIKLSALHPRYARAQRARVLAELLPRLQGLAQLARRYDIGLNIDAEEADRLELSLELLEGLCQDPALAGWNGIGFVVQAYQKRAPYVLDCVIDMARRSGRRMMVRLVKGAYWDSEIKRAQLDGLADFPVYTRKIHTDVSYLACARKLLAAPDAIFPQFATHNALTLAAIHSMADPARWTPAQYEFQCLHGMGEPLYEEVVGAEKLNRPCRIYAPVGTHETLLAYLVRRLLENGANTSFVNRIHDKAVPVAALLEDPVEAAAALSPVGRPHDRIAAPPALFADRRNARGFDLADEDGLAMLASAMRDAAATPLRAAPMPPAPGGTLPPREIRNPADAADLVGHVEEAGPAALHAALERAEAAAPAWAATPAADRAALLERAADLMEARAPKLFATLIREAGKSLPNAVSELREAVDFLRYYATQARALQGEAARPLGPVLCISPWNFPLAIFTGQVAAALAAGNVVLAKPAEETPLVAAQAIALLHEAGLPEGAVQLLPGEGEVGAALVGDARVQGVMFTGSTEVAQAIHRSLAQRLGRDGRPVPLIAETGGQNAMIVDSSALPEQVVADVLASAFDSAGQRCSALRVLCLQEEAAERILTMLRGAMAELSLGRTDALSTDIGPVISEGARAGIEGHIAAMRAAGRPVHALPLPEGAARGHFVAPTLIELDSLSSLTREVFGPVLHVLRWRREALPDLLRDIASTGYALTFGLHTRLDETVAALTEAAPAGNVYVNRNIIGAVVGVQPFGGHALSGTGPKAGGPLYLRRLMVEAPAEPPLPAAPAPAPAALGFRDWLAANGQTEAAAHCAAQAARSRLGLALDLPGPVGERNRYLLQPRGTLLCRPVSEAGLWRQLGAALATGNRVALQADSFLLARVEALPEGLRTRIAIAGPGVPADCDAVLAEAEGAALLALAGALAAAEGAVRPLLALSPAALAAGADYPLELLLAERSISINTAAAGGNASLMRLEA from the coding sequence ATGCGCCCCGCCGACGCCCCTTCCCCCGCCCCCTTCGCCGCCTTCCTGGCCGATGCCGCGCCGCGCGACGCGCTGCGCCGCGCCATCACCGCCGCGACCCGCCTTCCGGAGCCGGACTGCCTGCCGAAGCTGATTGAGGCCGCCCGCCTCTCCCCCGCCGAGCGGCAGGCCAGCGGCGCCCTGGCGCGCCGGCTGGTGGAGGCGCTGCGCGCCAAGCCGCAGCGCGGCGGGGTCGAGGCGCTGGTGCAGGAATTCTCCCTGTCCAGCCAGGAGGGCATCGCGCTGATGTGCCTGGCCGAGGCCCTGCTGCGCATCCCCGACGCGGCGACGCGCGACGCGCTGATCCGCGACAAGCTCGGCCATGGCGATTGGCGCGCGCATCTCGGCCAGTCGCCTTCGCTCTTCGTCAATGCGGCGACCTGGGGGCTGGTGGTCACCGGCAAGCTCACGGGCCAGGGCGACAGCAGCCAGGGGCTGGGCGAGGCACTCACAAAACTGCTGGCCCGCGCCGGCGCGCCGGTGATCCGCCGCGGCGTCGACATCGCCATGCGGCTGATGGGCGAGCAATTCGTCACCGGCCAGACCATCGACGCCGCCCTCTCGCGCGCCCGCAAGCTGGAGGCGAAGGGCTTCCGCTATTCCTACGACATGCTGGGCGAGGCGGCGATGAACGCCGCCGATGCGGCGCGCTATCTCGGCGATTATGAGAAGGCGATCCATGCGATCGGCACCGCCTCGGCCGGGCGCGGGCTGATCGAGGGGCCGGGCATCTCGATCAAGCTCTCGGCGCTGCATCCGCGCTATGCCCGCGCCCAGCGCGCCCGCGTGCTGGCCGAGCTGCTGCCGCGGCTGCAGGGCCTGGCGCAGCTCGCGCGCCGCTACGATATCGGCCTCAACATCGATGCCGAGGAGGCCGACCGGCTGGAGCTGTCGCTGGAGCTGCTGGAGGGCCTTTGCCAGGACCCGGCGCTGGCGGGCTGGAACGGCATCGGCTTCGTCGTGCAGGCCTATCAGAAGCGCGCGCCCTATGTGCTCGACTGCGTCATCGACATGGCGCGGCGCAGCGGGCGGCGCATGATGGTGCGGCTGGTCAAGGGCGCCTATTGGGACAGCGAGATCAAGCGCGCGCAGCTCGACGGCCTCGCCGATTTCCCTGTCTATACGCGCAAGATCCACACGGATGTTTCCTACCTCGCCTGCGCGCGCAAGCTGCTGGCGGCGCCGGACGCCATCTTCCCGCAATTCGCGACCCACAACGCGCTGACGCTCGCCGCCATCCACAGCATGGCCGACCCGGCGCGCTGGACGCCGGCGCAATACGAATTCCAGTGCCTGCACGGCATGGGCGAGCCGCTCTATGAGGAGGTGGTGGGGGCGGAGAAGCTGAACCGCCCCTGCCGCATCTACGCCCCCGTCGGCACGCATGAGACGCTGCTGGCCTATCTGGTGCGCCGGCTGCTGGAGAACGGCGCCAACACTTCCTTCGTCAACCGCATCCATGACAAGGCGGTGCCGGTCGCCGCGCTGCTCGAGGATCCGGTGGAGGCCGCCGCCGCGCTGAGCCCGGTCGGCCGGCCGCATGACCGCATCGCCGCCCCCCCTGCCCTGTTCGCGGATCGCCGCAATGCGCGCGGCTTCGACCTGGCCGATGAGGACGGGCTGGCCATGCTGGCCAGCGCCATGCGCGATGCCGCCGCGACGCCGCTGCGCGCCGCGCCGATGCCGCCCGCGCCCGGCGGCACGCTGCCCCCGCGCGAGATCCGCAACCCGGCCGATGCCGCCGATCTCGTCGGCCATGTCGAGGAGGCCGGCCCGGCCGCGCTGCACGCCGCGCTGGAGCGTGCCGAGGCCGCCGCCCCGGCCTGGGCGGCAACGCCCGCGGCGGACCGCGCCGCCCTGCTGGAACGCGCCGCCGACCTCATGGAGGCGCGCGCGCCCAAACTCTTCGCCACGCTGATCCGCGAGGCCGGCAAGTCGCTGCCCAATGCGGTGTCCGAGCTGCGCGAGGCGGTGGATTTCCTGCGCTACTACGCCACCCAGGCGCGCGCGCTGCAGGGTGAGGCGGCCCGCCCGCTCGGCCCGGTGCTGTGCATCTCGCCCTGGAACTTCCCGCTGGCGATCTTCACCGGCCAGGTCGCGGCGGCGCTGGCCGCCGGCAATGTGGTGCTGGCCAAGCCGGCCGAGGAGACGCCGCTGGTCGCCGCCCAGGCCATCGCCCTGCTGCACGAGGCCGGGCTACCCGAGGGCGCCGTGCAGCTGCTGCCCGGCGAGGGCGAGGTGGGCGCCGCGCTGGTCGGCGATGCGCGGGTGCAGGGGGTGATGTTCACCGGCTCCACCGAGGTGGCGCAGGCGATCCATCGCAGCCTGGCGCAGCGGCTCGGCCGCGATGGCCGCCCCGTGCCGCTGATCGCCGAGACCGGCGGGCAGAACGCCATGATCGTCGACAGCTCGGCCCTGCCGGAGCAGGTGGTGGCGGATGTGCTGGCCTCGGCCTTCGATAGCGCCGGGCAGCGCTGCTCGGCGCTGCGCGTGCTCTGTTTGCAGGAGGAGGCGGCGGAGCGCATCCTGACCATGCTGCGCGGCGCCATGGCGGAACTCTCGCTCGGCCGCACCGACGCGCTGTCCACCGATATCGGCCCGGTGATCAGCGAGGGCGCGCGCGCGGGCATCGAGGGCCACATCGCCGCGATGCGCGCGGCCGGCCGCCCGGTGCACGCCCTGCCGCTGCCGGAGGGCGCCGCGCGCGGGCATTTCGTGGCGCCGACGCTGATCGAGCTGGACAGTCTTTCCTCCCTCACGCGCGAGGTGTTCGGCCCCGTGCTGCATGTGCTGCGCTGGCGGCGCGAGGCGCTGCCCGATCTGCTGCGCGACATCGCCTCCACCGGCTATGCGCTGACCTTCGGCCTGCACACGCGGCTCGACGAGACGGTGGCCGCACTCACCGAGGCGGCGCCGGCCGGCAATGTCTATGTCAACCGCAACATCATCGGCGCCGTGGTCGGCGTGCAGCCCTTCGGTGGCCATGCCCTCTCTGGCACCGGGCCGAAGGCGGGCGGGCCGCTCTATCTGCGCCGCCTGATGGTGGAGGCGCCCGCCGAGCCGCCGCTGCCCGCCGCGCCCGCCCCGGCACCCGCGGCGCTCGGCTTCCGCGACTGGCTGGCGGCGAATGGCCAGACGGAGGCCGCCGCGCATTGCGCCGCCCAGGCGGCGCGCAGCCGGCTCGGCCTGGCGCTGGACCTTCCCGGGCCGGTCGGCGAGCGCAACCGCTATCTGCTGCAGCCGCGCGGCACGCTGCTCTGCCGCCCGGTGAGCGAGGCCGGGCTGTGGCGCCAGCTCGGCGCCGCTTTGGCCACCGGCAACCGCGTGGCGCTGCAGGCCGATTCTTTTCTGCTGGCGCGGGTGGAGGCGCTGCCGGAGGGGCTGCGCACCCGAATTGCGATCGCCGGCCCCGGCGTGCCGGCCGATTGCGATGCCGTGCTGGCGGAGGCCGAGGGCGCGGCGCTGCTCGCCCTGGCGGGCGCGCTGGCGGCGGCGGAGGGCGCGGTGCGCCCGCTGCTGGCCCTCAGCCCCGCCGCGCTGGCTGCCGGCGCCGACTACCCGCTGGAGCTGCTGCTGGCCGAGCGCTCCATCTCCATCAACACCGCCGCCGCCGGCGGCAATGCCAGCCTGATGCGGCTGGAGGCCTAG
- a CDS encoding Hint domain-containing protein has product MASYSTAYFNLLTPNGDGSYGINYSVTQPSTLTEFGAGNATLAPGEQLSHNMFGIVTYLGYSGDGVVVLLDDGETHFLLSETPRSLSDTVTPTAADYAICFLAGTAIACEGGERAVEELAIGDRVRCADGSLQAVRWIGRQSIVSRFADPARAAPIRIRAGALAEGLPQRDLLVSPDHALLLDGLLVQAHALVNGHSIRQEPWPAERFTYYHVELAAHGLLLAEGTPAESFVDNVTRARFDNHAEFLALYGARPEPTGEMALPRVKSQRQLPAALRARLAARAAQLAPLAEAA; this is encoded by the coding sequence ATGGCCAGCTACAGCACCGCCTATTTCAACCTGCTCACCCCGAACGGGGATGGCAGCTACGGCATCAATTACAGCGTCACCCAGCCCTCCACCCTGACAGAGTTTGGCGCAGGCAATGCCACCCTCGCGCCGGGCGAGCAGCTGTCGCACAACATGTTCGGCATCGTCACCTATCTGGGCTATTCCGGCGATGGTGTCGTCGTGCTGCTGGACGATGGCGAAACCCATTTCCTGCTTTCCGAAACGCCGCGCAGCCTGTCCGACACCGTCACCCCGACCGCCGCGGACTACGCCATCTGCTTCCTGGCCGGCACCGCCATCGCCTGTGAGGGCGGCGAGCGCGCGGTGGAGGAGCTCGCCATCGGCGACCGGGTGCGCTGTGCCGATGGTTCGCTGCAGGCGGTGCGCTGGATCGGCCGGCAGAGCATCGTCAGCCGCTTCGCCGACCCTGCCCGCGCCGCGCCCATCCGCATCCGCGCCGGGGCCCTGGCCGAGGGGCTGCCGCAGCGCGACCTGCTGGTCTCGCCCGACCACGCGCTGCTGCTCGACGGGCTGCTGGTGCAGGCGCATGCGCTGGTCAATGGCCACAGCATCCGCCAGGAGCCCTGGCCGGCCGAGCGCTTCACCTACTACCATGTCGAGCTGGCCGCGCACGGGCTGCTGCTGGCCGAGGGCACGCCGGCGGAAAGCTTCGTCGACAACGTCACCCGCGCCCGCTTCGACAATCACGCCGAGTTCCTGGCCCTCTATGGCGCGAGACCGGAGCCGACCGGCGAGATGGCGCTGCCGCGCGTGAAGTCGCAGCGCCAGCTGCCCGCCGCGCTGCGCGCCCGGCTGGCGGCGCGCGCCGCGCAGCTCGCCCCGCTGGCCGAGGCCGCCTGA
- a CDS encoding oxaloacetate decarboxylase produces the protein MSQARPHPAEALRAALAQGLVMAPGAPDALTARMIAQAGFPALYMTGLGANAARLGLPDLGLMSGSEMVAQARDLTRAVTIPVIADADTGYGGVLNIRRTVQDYAQAGVAALHLEDQQSPKRCGQLAGIRLVPAEEAALRLRAALAARGAEKLLVIGRTDALPAMGMAEALDRARRYQDAGVDLVFVDGVKRLAELEEIARALPGPKVVSIVDGTETVALRAEELQQMGFSLALYAVSTLFTAIRAIGETLAALRCEGSTASRAPAMASYAEFAAVVGLAEQQGWAEEFGG, from the coding sequence ATGTCTCAGGCAAGGCCGCATCCGGCGGAGGCGCTGCGCGCCGCGCTGGCCCAGGGGCTGGTGATGGCGCCGGGCGCGCCGGATGCGCTGACCGCGCGCATGATCGCGCAGGCCGGTTTCCCGGCGCTCTACATGACCGGGCTCGGTGCCAATGCGGCGCGGCTCGGCCTGCCCGATCTCGGCTTGATGAGCGGCAGCGAGATGGTGGCGCAGGCGCGCGACCTGACGCGCGCCGTCACCATCCCCGTCATCGCCGATGCCGACACCGGCTATGGCGGCGTGCTGAACATCCGCCGCACGGTGCAGGACTACGCCCAGGCCGGGGTGGCCGCCCTGCATCTGGAGGACCAGCAGAGCCCGAAGCGCTGCGGCCAGCTGGCCGGCATCCGCCTGGTGCCGGCCGAGGAGGCGGCGCTGCGCCTGCGCGCCGCGCTCGCCGCCCGCGGGGCGGAGAAGCTGCTGGTGATCGGCCGCACCGATGCGCTGCCGGCCATGGGCATGGCGGAGGCGCTGGACCGCGCCCGGCGCTACCAGGATGCGGGGGTGGATCTGGTCTTCGTCGATGGCGTGAAGCGCCTCGCCGAGCTGGAGGAGATCGCCCGCGCTCTGCCGGGCCCCAAGGTGGTCAGCATCGTCGACGGCACCGAGACCGTCGCGCTGCGCGCCGAGGAACTGCAGCAGATGGGGTTCAGCCTGGCGCTCTACGCCGTCTCCACCTTGTTCACCGCGATCCGCGCCATCGGCGAGACGCTGGCCGCGCTGCGGTGCGAGGGCAGCACGGCCTCCCGCGCGCCCGCCATGGCGAGCTATGCCGAGTTCGCGGCCGTGGTCGGGCTCGCCGAGCAGCAAGGCTGGGCGGAGGAATTCGGCGGCTGA
- a CDS encoding MATE family efflux transporter — protein sequence MSAVLPAAAGLVEAGAAPPPPARALDPRTRRMLQDPILPMLLRMAWPNLLIMLAQASTGLIETWWIARLGTDALAGMALVFPPVMLMQMISAGALGGGISSAIARALGAGRRDAADALVLHALLASTAIGLFFSLAMLLWGEALYRAMGAEGGALQAALAYSDIVFLGNPLLWLMNGLASVIRGTGNMLVPALVICAGVALLVPLSPLLIYGLGPLPGFGIAGGGLALVAFYVMGVVVLGWYVLSGRNLARLRSVRPRWAPLADILRIGAVGAVSSLQTNVTIALLTGMVAAQAGRDAVAGFGTGARLEYLLVPLAFGLGAPLVALVGTNIGAGQPQRALRIAFTGGAVAFLITGTIGLLAALWPVAWLSLFSAEPAMLQTGSLYLRLVGPAYGFFGLGLALYFASQGAGRLGWPLASGFLRMVVALGGGWLALHLTGSLAALFLAAALGLVLYGSTLALALWRGAWTRPR from the coding sequence GTGAGCGCGGTGCTGCCGGCCGCCGCCGGCCTGGTGGAGGCAGGGGCGGCGCCGCCCCCGCCGGCCCGCGCCCTCGACCCGCGCACCCGGCGCATGCTGCAGGACCCGATCCTGCCCATGCTGCTGCGCATGGCCTGGCCCAACCTGCTGATCATGCTGGCCCAGGCCTCGACGGGCCTGATCGAGACCTGGTGGATCGCCCGCCTGGGCACCGATGCGCTGGCCGGCATGGCGCTGGTCTTCCCGCCGGTGATGCTGATGCAGATGATCTCGGCCGGCGCGCTGGGCGGCGGCATTTCCTCCGCCATCGCCCGGGCGCTGGGCGCCGGGCGGCGGGATGCCGCCGATGCGCTGGTGCTGCACGCGCTGCTGGCCAGCACGGCGATCGGCCTTTTCTTTTCCCTGGCCATGCTGCTCTGGGGCGAGGCGCTGTACCGCGCCATGGGGGCGGAGGGCGGGGCGCTGCAGGCGGCGCTGGCCTATTCCGACATCGTCTTCCTGGGCAATCCGCTGCTCTGGCTGATGAACGGGCTGGCCAGCGTGATCCGCGGCACCGGCAACATGCTGGTGCCGGCGCTGGTGATCTGCGCCGGCGTCGCGCTGCTGGTGCCGCTCTCGCCGCTGCTGATCTACGGGCTCGGCCCGCTGCCGGGCTTCGGCATCGCCGGCGGCGGGCTGGCGCTGGTCGCCTTCTACGTCATGGGGGTTGTCGTGCTCGGCTGGTATGTGCTGTCCGGACGCAACCTGGCGCGGCTGCGCTCGGTGCGGCCGCGCTGGGCGCCGCTGGCCGACATCCTGCGCATCGGCGCGGTCGGCGCCGTCTCCTCGCTGCAGACCAACGTCACCATCGCGCTGCTGACCGGCATGGTCGCCGCCCAGGCGGGGCGCGACGCGGTGGCCGGCTTCGGCACCGGCGCGCGGCTGGAATATCTGCTGGTGCCGCTGGCCTTCGGGCTGGGCGCGCCGCTGGTGGCGCTGGTCGGCACCAATATCGGCGCCGGCCAGCCGCAGCGCGCCTTGCGCATCGCCTTCACCGGCGGCGCCGTTGCCTTCCTCATCACCGGCACGATCGGGCTGCTCGCCGCGCTCTGGCCGGTCGCCTGGCTGTCGCTGTTCAGCGCCGAGCCGGCGATGCTGCAGACCGGCAGCCTGTATCTGCGGCTGGTCGGGCCGGCCTATGGCTTCTTCGGGCTGGGGCTGGCGCTCTACTTCGCCTCGCAGGGCGCCGGGCGGCTGGGCTGGCCGCTGGCCAGCGGCTTCCTGCGCATGGTGGTGGCGCTTGGCGGCGGCTGGCTGGCGCTGCACCTCACCGGCTCGCTGGCGGCGCTGTTCCTCGCCGCCGCCCTTGGCCTGGTGCTGTATGGCAGCACGCTGGCGCTTGCGCTGTGGCGCGGCGCCTGGACGCGGCCGCGCTGA
- a CDS encoding SDR family oxidoreductase, which yields MSSPSNIALVTGASSGIGAVYAERLARRGHDLLLVARGAARLEALAGRLRRETGRQVETLAADLQDPAAVEALAARLRDDAAITLLVNNAGMAQAGGVLQTDPARLGAMLQLNVLAAARLAQAAASAFQARGGGTLVNIASVLAVAPELFNGAYAASKAFLLVLSQGLAAELQGSAVRVQAVLPGATRTPIWDSAGVDLASFPAGMVMAPEAMVDAALAGLDAGELVTIPSLPELADWQAVEAARLALAPNLSRDTPAPRYLPAAA from the coding sequence ATGTCCTCCCCCTCCAATATTGCCCTGGTCACCGGCGCCTCCTCCGGCATCGGCGCCGTCTATGCCGAGCGCCTGGCGCGGCGCGGCCATGACCTGCTGCTGGTCGCCCGCGGCGCCGCGCGGCTGGAGGCGCTGGCCGGGCGGCTGCGCCGCGAGACCGGCCGCCAGGTCGAGACCCTGGCCGCCGATCTGCAGGACCCGGCGGCGGTGGAGGCGCTGGCCGCCAGGCTGCGCGACGATGCCGCCATCACCCTGCTGGTGAACAATGCCGGCATGGCCCAGGCGGGCGGCGTGCTGCAGACCGATCCGGCGCGGCTCGGCGCCATGCTGCAGCTCAATGTGCTGGCGGCGGCGCGGCTGGCGCAGGCGGCGGCGTCGGCCTTCCAGGCGCGGGGCGGCGGCACGCTGGTCAATATCGCCTCGGTGCTGGCCGTGGCGCCGGAGCTGTTCAACGGCGCCTATGCCGCCAGCAAGGCCTTCCTGCTGGTGCTGAGCCAGGGGCTGGCGGCGGAGCTGCAGGGCAGCGCCGTGCGGGTGCAGGCGGTGCTGCCCGGCGCCACCCGCACCCCGATCTGGGACAGCGCGGGCGTCGACCTCGCCAGCTTCCCCGCCGGGATGGTGATGGCGCCGGAGGCGATGGTCGATGCCGCGCTGGCCGGGCTGGATGCCGGGGAGCTGGTCACCATCCCCTCCCTGCCCGAGCTCGCCGATTGGCAGGCGGTGGAGGCGGCGCGGCTGGCCCTGGCGCCCAACCTGTCGCGCGACACCCCGGCGCCGCGCTACCTGCCGGCCGCGGCGTGA
- a CDS encoding TetR/AcrR family transcriptional regulator: MRVSREQAAENRARILEQASRLFRERGLSGVGVDALSEAAGLTHGGLYSRFGSKERLAAAALEAALERGLLHRIGSEGGPEPTLEAVLARYLSPTHRDAPGQGCAMAALGCEVSRQPPPVRHAFTEGLRRKIAPLAALLPGGKGRAREDQARKDQASEDQAREDQALALMAGLVGAMMLARAVDDPALSDRILEASRAEWRRRLAAAEDAA; this comes from the coding sequence ATGCGGGTGTCCCGCGAACAGGCGGCGGAGAACCGGGCGCGCATCCTGGAACAGGCCTCGCGGCTGTTCCGCGAGCGCGGCCTGTCGGGGGTCGGCGTCGATGCGCTGTCGGAGGCGGCGGGGCTGACCCATGGCGGGCTGTACAGCCGCTTCGGCTCGAAGGAGCGGCTGGCGGCGGCGGCGCTGGAGGCGGCGCTGGAGCGCGGCCTGCTCCACCGCATCGGCAGCGAGGGCGGGCCGGAGCCGACGCTGGAGGCGGTGCTGGCGCGCTATCTCTCGCCCACGCATCGCGACGCGCCGGGCCAGGGCTGCGCCATGGCGGCGCTGGGCTGCGAGGTGTCGCGCCAGCCCCCTCCGGTGCGCCACGCCTTCACCGAGGGGCTGCGCCGCAAGATCGCGCCGCTGGCCGCGCTGCTGCCGGGCGGCAAGGGCCGGGCCCGAGAGGACCAGGCCCGAAAGGACCAGGCCAGCGAGGATCAGGCCCGGGAGGATCAGGCCCTGGCGCTGATGGCCGGCCTGGTCGGCGCCATGATGCTGGCGCGCGCGGTGGATGATCCGGCGCTGTCCGACCGCATCCTGGAGGCCAGCCGCGCCGAATGGCGGCGCCGGCTGGCGGCGGCGGAGGACGCCGCCTGA
- a CDS encoding flagellar hook assembly protein FlgD gives MATTSPVGATSAAANTSTTTPALTSNTPPTTQLPSASSADFDRFLKLLTAQMQFQDPMNPTDATQFVAQLAQFSQVEQQTKTNTLLQGIAATLSGQANLAENAALLGKAVKTQSETVSVPEGGGSVPLTIDVASGTLRNLRLEVLDARGDVLRRVNLTAGTNQLNFDGKDGNGNALTPGRYTARVVGDDETGKRQTAGSLTMSGKVTELRRDSNGTLQLVLDNGAVIGAGEVTRLGG, from the coding sequence ATGGCCACCACCAGCCCTGTCGGTGCCACCAGCGCCGCCGCCAACACCAGCACCACCACACCGGCGCTGACCAGCAATACGCCGCCCACCACCCAGCTGCCCAGCGCCAGCAGCGCCGATTTCGACCGCTTCCTGAAGCTGCTGACGGCGCAGATGCAGTTCCAGGATCCGATGAACCCCACGGATGCGACGCAATTCGTGGCGCAGCTGGCGCAATTCTCCCAGGTGGAGCAGCAGACCAAGACCAACACGCTGCTGCAGGGCATCGCCGCCACCCTCTCCGGCCAGGCCAATCTGGCGGAGAATGCTGCGCTGCTCGGCAAGGCGGTGAAGACGCAGTCGGAGACGGTGAGCGTGCCCGAGGGCGGCGGCAGCGTGCCGCTGACCATCGATGTCGCCAGCGGCACGCTGCGCAATCTGCGGCTTGAGGTGCTGGATGCGCGCGGCGACGTGCTGCGCCGGGTGAACCTGACCGCCGGCACCAACCAGCTGAATTTCGACGGCAAGGACGGCAATGGCAATGCGCTGACGCCGGGCCGCTACACCGCCCGCGTGGTCGGCGATGACGAGACCGGCAAGCGCCAGACCGCCGGCAGCCTGACGATGAGCGGCAAGGTGACGGAGCTGCGCCGCGACAGCAATGGCACGCTGCAGCTGGTGCTGGACAATGGCGCGGTGATCGGCGCCGGCGAGGTCACGCGCCTCGGCGGCTGA